One genomic segment of Desulfocapsa sulfexigens DSM 10523 includes these proteins:
- a CDS encoding surface carbohydrate biosynthesis protein: MGTKSISRRPWLLLPIEVKNRELDAKVMLSCIGAARGFGVLFGRNGFNLNGKFPRGVYLDKCISPYKLDVLTKQVKTLGNKLAILDEEGLVYQSKKLYIANRTSRATVDLASLIFTWGDAQLQVIDNEYGIPDKVISTGSTRADLWQKEWHQVYEKEVESITEQIGEFILIPANFSPAHHVDPINFSLSKRGYTEQNKNSKKLTFKEDRYLFREKIFNKFVELIGAIAEASPDLTVVLRPHPNDDLKVWAKFKKNWPENVKIIYDGNVSPWIIASKILIHNSCTTGVEAFAMGKPTIAYMPYFDKRYEQNIPNPLSQKSSTVEGVLQLIQNNLEKKGLGKENEKIELYNYHIRNDKNILAGDRMFDALEKLNLPESEFKYSSYGLTQKICVVARRVNRRIGDFTGKHEFSYAYRKQKNPGISLEEIQSLVGRYKKIMNRWDNVLVEQVGEDLFCFYCP; encoded by the coding sequence ATGGGAACGAAAAGCATTTCGAGACGACCTTGGCTTCTTTTGCCGATAGAAGTCAAAAATCGAGAGCTAGATGCCAAAGTCATGCTGTCATGCATTGGTGCTGCACGCGGTTTTGGGGTGCTGTTTGGACGGAATGGTTTTAATCTGAATGGAAAGTTTCCTCGCGGAGTCTATCTGGATAAGTGTATTTCCCCCTATAAACTTGATGTTCTTACTAAGCAGGTTAAAACTTTAGGCAATAAACTCGCTATTCTTGATGAAGAAGGATTAGTATATCAGTCTAAGAAATTATATATTGCCAATCGCACATCAAGAGCGACTGTAGATTTGGCATCATTGATATTTACCTGGGGAGATGCCCAATTACAGGTGATTGATAATGAGTACGGTATCCCAGACAAAGTTATCTCAACAGGTTCAACTAGAGCAGATCTCTGGCAAAAAGAATGGCATCAAGTTTATGAAAAAGAAGTAGAGAGTATTACAGAGCAAATAGGTGAATTTATTTTGATACCAGCGAATTTTTCACCTGCCCACCATGTAGATCCTATAAATTTCTCTTTAAGTAAAAGAGGATATACTGAACAGAACAAGAATAGTAAGAAACTGACATTTAAAGAAGATCGGTATCTGTTTCGAGAAAAGATTTTTAATAAATTTGTCGAACTTATTGGCGCCATAGCCGAGGCTAGTCCTGATCTTACCGTTGTTCTGCGGCCTCATCCCAATGATGATTTAAAAGTCTGGGCTAAGTTTAAAAAAAACTGGCCTGAAAATGTAAAAATTATCTATGACGGGAATGTTTCACCTTGGATAATAGCCTCGAAAATTTTAATTCACAACAGCTGTACAACTGGGGTTGAGGCATTTGCCATGGGAAAACCAACCATTGCTTATATGCCATATTTTGATAAACGATATGAACAGAACATTCCTAATCCACTTAGCCAGAAGAGTAGTACTGTGGAAGGTGTGCTGCAGCTTATACAGAATAATCTTGAGAAGAAAGGGCTTGGGAAGGAAAATGAAAAAATAGAATTATATAACTATCATATTAGAAATGACAAAAACATTCTTGCTGGAGATCGAATGTTTGACGCATTGGAAAAGTTGAATTTGCCAGAAAGTGAATTTAAATATTCAAGCTACGGGTTGACACAGAAAATTTGTGTAGTGGCGAGAAGGGTAAATCGACGAATAGGGGATTTTACAGGAAAACATGAATTCTCTTATGCATACAGAAAACAGAAAAATCCCGGGATTTCGCTGGAAGAAATCCAGAGTTTGGTCGGACGTTATAAGAAAATTATGAATAGATGGGATAATGTTCTGGTAGAACAGGTTGGAGAGGATTTGTTTTGTTTTTATTGTCCCTGA
- a CDS encoding HpcH/HpaI aldolase family protein — protein sequence MQKDSITLKSKLQSGQLTLGSWITLGHPAIAEIFAGAGYDWLVVDLEHSTISMEQAGELIRIIDLAGVAPLVRLTSNEPNQIKRIMDAGAHGIVVPMVNSPEDAVKAVAATRYAPLGIRGVGLARAQKYGAGFQDYLEWQKDGPVVIVQIEHKLALDVLDSILSVKGVDGFIIGPYDLSCSMGIPGEFEQPEFLDAMDFIKNTGERLKCPGGIHIVEPDQERLRQAIGDGYRFIAYSVDIRMLDVSARIGVKSVLTNKDSNG from the coding sequence ATGCAAAAAGATTCTATAACGTTGAAGAGTAAATTGCAGTCTGGTCAATTGACTTTAGGGTCTTGGATTACTCTTGGTCATCCTGCCATTGCGGAAATATTTGCTGGTGCTGGATATGACTGGTTAGTGGTTGATCTTGAGCACAGTACCATTTCTATGGAACAGGCTGGAGAGCTGATCAGGATAATAGACCTTGCTGGAGTTGCTCCTCTTGTGAGATTAACGTCTAATGAACCAAACCAGATAAAACGTATCATGGACGCAGGTGCACATGGTATTGTTGTCCCAATGGTTAACTCGCCAGAGGATGCCGTCAAAGCTGTTGCGGCTACACGTTATGCCCCACTGGGGATACGTGGTGTCGGGTTGGCACGGGCTCAAAAATATGGTGCCGGTTTTCAGGATTATCTGGAATGGCAAAAAGATGGGCCGGTGGTCATTGTCCAGATAGAGCATAAATTGGCCTTGGATGTATTGGATTCTATTTTGTCGGTAAAGGGTGTCGACGGATTTATTATAGGTCCGTATGACTTGTCGTGCTCGATGGGAATTCCAGGAGAGTTCGAACAGCCTGAATTCCTAGACGCCATGGATTTCATTAAAAACACAGGAGAACGGTTGAAGTGTCCTGGAGGAATACATATTGTTGAGCCAGACCAAGAACGCTTGAGACAGGCCATTGGAGATGGGTACCGCTTCATTGCTTATAGTGTAGATATTAGGATGCTTGATGTCTCAGCTCGAATAGGGGTAAAGAGTGTACTGACCAATAAGGATTCTAACGGTTAA